A single window of Archangium gephyra DNA harbors:
- a CDS encoding aldo/keto reductase has protein sequence MEFRQLGGSGFKVPVLSLGTGTFGGTNEFFKGFGESDVKEATRLVDISLEAGMNMFDSADIYSSGAAEEILGQAIKGRREQVIISTKATFRAGKGPNDVGSSRHHLIRSVEGSLRRLGTDYIDLFQLHGFDAVTPVEETLNTLDDLVRSGKIRYIGCSNFSGWHLMKSLAVSERYNLARYVAHQAYYSLVGREYEWELMPLGVDQKVSAVVWSPLGWGRLTGKLRRGQPMPKDTRLQNAVTAAGGPQVAEEYLYQVVDALDEVAKETGKTVPQIALNWLLQRPTVANVIIGARTEEQLRQNLGAIGWNLTPAQVAKLDAASATPPVYPYWHQKQFKERNPFPTS, from the coding sequence ATGGAATTCCGGCAACTGGGTGGCTCTGGCTTCAAGGTCCCCGTGCTCAGTCTGGGCACCGGGACGTTTGGTGGCACCAACGAGTTCTTCAAGGGCTTTGGTGAGAGCGACGTGAAGGAGGCCACCCGCCTCGTCGACATCTCGCTCGAGGCCGGGATGAACATGTTCGACTCGGCGGACATCTACTCCAGCGGAGCCGCCGAGGAGATCCTGGGCCAGGCCATCAAGGGCCGGCGCGAGCAGGTGATCATCTCCACCAAGGCCACCTTCCGCGCGGGCAAGGGCCCCAACGACGTGGGCTCGTCGCGCCACCACCTCATCCGCTCCGTCGAGGGCAGCCTGCGCCGCCTGGGCACGGACTACATCGATCTCTTCCAGCTCCACGGCTTCGACGCCGTCACGCCCGTGGAGGAGACGCTCAACACGCTCGATGACCTCGTGCGCAGCGGGAAGATCCGCTACATCGGTTGCTCGAACTTCTCGGGCTGGCACCTGATGAAGTCGCTGGCGGTGTCGGAGCGGTACAACCTGGCCCGCTACGTGGCCCACCAGGCGTACTACTCGCTCGTCGGGCGCGAGTACGAGTGGGAGCTGATGCCGCTGGGCGTGGACCAGAAGGTCAGCGCCGTCGTGTGGAGCCCGCTGGGGTGGGGACGGCTCACGGGCAAGCTCCGCCGTGGCCAGCCCATGCCCAAGGACACGCGTCTGCAGAACGCCGTGACGGCGGCGGGTGGCCCGCAGGTGGCCGAGGAGTACCTCTACCAGGTCGTGGATGCCCTGGACGAGGTGGCGAAGGAGACGGGCAAGACGGTGCCGCAGATCGCCCTGAACTGGCTGCTGCAGCGGCCCACGGTGGCCAACGTCATCATCGGCGCGCGCACCGAGGAGCAGCTGCGCCAGAACCTGGGGGCGATCGGCTGGAACCTCACCCCGGCGCAGGTGGCGAAGCTCGACGCGGCCAGCGCCACGCCCCCGGTCTACCCGTACTGGCACCAGAAGCAGTTCAAGGAGCGCAATCCCTTCCCGACCTCCTGA
- a CDS encoding NYN domain-containing protein, protein MVSSRPPAASYVLIDAENVDWAVSNVVGRKPEPQDRVQFDRLVAFCEDHFPKPVRCVVVLNARGEQLPDVMIGFVRALKTAGCEVALLHGRPDQKVVDLGILKLLEAIRTQRPKAAVALASHDGTDFADALRLLLEEKRQVAILGLREYMSQRFRELVPAGLEILDLEMNAKVFQRPLPRLLPVRVDEFDPTLFL, encoded by the coding sequence ATGGTCTCTTCTCGTCCTCCCGCAGCCTCCTACGTCCTCATCGACGCCGAGAACGTCGACTGGGCCGTGTCCAATGTCGTGGGACGCAAGCCCGAGCCCCAGGATCGTGTGCAGTTCGATCGGCTGGTGGCCTTCTGTGAAGATCATTTCCCCAAGCCCGTGCGCTGTGTGGTGGTGCTGAACGCCCGGGGCGAGCAGCTGCCGGATGTGATGATCGGCTTCGTGCGCGCCCTGAAGACCGCCGGCTGCGAAGTGGCGCTCCTCCATGGCCGGCCCGACCAGAAGGTGGTGGATCTGGGCATCCTCAAGCTCCTGGAGGCCATCCGCACCCAGCGTCCCAAGGCCGCGGTCGCGCTCGCCAGCCACGATGGGACGGACTTCGCGGACGCCCTGCGCCTGCTGCTCGAGGAGAAGCGGCAGGTGGCCATCCTGGGGCTGCGCGAGTACATGAGCCAGCGCTTCCGCGAGCTTGTCCCCGCCGGGCTGGAGATCCTAGATCTGGAGATGAACGCGAAGGTGTTCCAGAGGCCGCTCCCGCGCCTGCTCCCGGTTCGCGTGGACGAGTTCGATCCCACGCTGTTCCTGTAA